Part of the Eikenella corrodens genome is shown below.
GTGGGAGCTGCAAAAATGCAATATCGTTGCAAAAACTGTAATAAGCTGTTGGCCAAAGGCGAGGGGCAATTGGAAATCAAATGTCCGCGCTGCAAAGCGGTCAACCAATTTGGTTCTTTAACAACCCGGAGTGCCCGTGAGCGCCAAACTTCAAGGAGTAAGCATCATGGGCAACACCAATCCCGTCAGTCCGCTTAGGGGCTGGCTGGGCGGCAAATACCGCCTGGCCGGTACCATCATTCCGTTAATCCCGTCAGACCATACCTGCTACGCCGAAGTGTTCGGCGGTGCGGCATGGGTGCTGTTCAAAAAGCCGCCATCCAAAGTGGAGGCCATCAACGACATCAACGCTGATGTCATCAACCTATATAGGTGTGTCCAAAACCACCTGCCAGAACTGCTGCGGCAGGCCGAATACCTGTTGCCCAGCCGCGATGAGTATTGCCGGCTGCAGCATTGCAATCCCTCCACCCTGACCGACATCCAGCGTGCGGTGCGCTTCCTCTATCTGCACCGCATGGGTTTCGGCGGTAAGGTGGTCGAGTTCTGCTGCGCTGCCACCAGCACCCGTCCGCCCAAGTTCCGCGCCGATCGGTTGGCCGAGGAACTGCAACACAGCCACCGCCGCCTGCAGGGCGTGATGCTGGAGCGGCTCAACTACGACGACTTCATCGCCCGTTACGACAAGCCCGGCACCTTCTTT
Proteins encoded:
- a CDS encoding Com family DNA-binding transcriptional regulator; this translates as MQYRCKNCNKLLAKGEGQLEIKCPRCKAVNQFGSLTTRSARERQTSRSKHHGQHQSRQSA
- a CDS encoding DNA adenine methylase, which gives rise to MSAKLQGVSIMGNTNPVSPLRGWLGGKYRLAGTIIPLIPSDHTCYAEVFGGAAWVLFKKPPSKVEAINDINADVINLYRCVQNHLPELLRQAEYLLPSRDEYCRLQHCNPSTLTDIQRAVRFLYLHRMGFGGKVVEFCCAATSTRPPKFRADRLAEELQHSHRRLQGVMLERLNYDDFIARYDKPGTFFYIDPPYWDCETMYGKGIFAKADFERLAEQLRHIKGRFLLSINDVPPIREIFTGFQFKEVSLRYSINKEITTEADELLIANYPINTDRAEPA